A window of the Calditrichia bacterium genome harbors these coding sequences:
- a CDS encoding DUF2007 domain-containing protein — protein MEQERKWVKIGPFSGIIVAEMIADVLKSEEIPCLLKKNWLGSAFGESGFNTSNEQPYILVDENYLEAAQDIAENISGEYEEPETDEADDSE, from the coding sequence ATGGAACAGGAAAGAAAATGGGTTAAGATCGGCCCCTTTTCCGGCATTATTGTTGCGGAAATGATTGCAGATGTTTTAAAATCAGAGGAAATTCCCTGTTTGTTGAAAAAAAACTGGCTCGGTTCCGCGTTTGGCGAATCCGGCTTCAACACGTCCAATGAGCAACCCTATATTTTGGTTGACGAAAATTATCTGGAAGCCGCGCAAGATATCGCCGAAAACATTTCCGGCGAATACGAAGAACCGGAAACCGACGAAGCAGACGATTCCGAATAA
- a CDS encoding TlpA family protein disulfide reductase: MQKVSLNMVPVKVLLASQKGMETAFLTFTITAAEQTYKSILTMTVGRIYGKGEWIDKNQIIEYCGKHFVIDSIAVDGSFITLSESNLPILKTGDKVPQFVEQTIDGATISAESLLGTNYLIDFWASWCVVCIQKFPEVQQLDKELKDELKIIAVNVDTKSYIPKAMKTIEKYELTWPHIMNGKGKQDPLWRVFGSNTDFRFSIPLYVLVDKNGKIAYIGHGGDELAELTTAINSLSTKFSNKSAD, from the coding sequence GTGCAGAAGGTGTCTTTAAATATGGTTCCTGTGAAAGTCTTATTGGCATCACAGAAAGGAATGGAGACGGCGTTTTTGACATTTACGATTACAGCCGCGGAACAAACATACAAATCGATATTGACAATGACGGTCGGTCGAATTTATGGAAAAGGTGAATGGATAGATAAAAACCAAATTATTGAATATTGCGGTAAACATTTCGTGATCGATTCTATTGCCGTGGATGGCTCGTTCATCACACTATCAGAATCAAATCTTCCGATCCTGAAAACGGGCGACAAAGTTCCCCAATTTGTTGAGCAAACCATTGACGGAGCAACCATTTCTGCAGAATCATTGCTCGGCACAAATTACCTGATTGATTTCTGGGCATCGTGGTGTGTTGTGTGTATCCAAAAATTTCCCGAGGTTCAGCAGCTTGACAAGGAATTGAAAGACGAACTGAAAATCATCGCAGTTAATGTAGATACGAAGTCATATATCCCCAAAGCCATGAAAACGATTGAAAAATATGAACTTACCTGGCCGCATATTATGAACGGGAAAGGAAAACAAGATCCACTTTGGCGTGTTTTTGGAAGCAATACGGATTTCCGTTTCTCAATCCCGCTTTATGTTTTGGTGGACAAAAACGGCAAAATTGCGTATATCGGTCACGGCGGAGATGAACTGGCTGAATTGACAACTGCAATAAATTCTTTATCAACCAAATTTTCTAATAAAAGCGCAGATTAG
- a CDS encoding HlyC/CorC family transporter — protein MGYLIIIIFSLLMSFFFSGTETAFVSLNKVRVELWRRQNERIAAIILPFLEKPEKFLYSTLIGNNIFNVAFATLATIYFNKFIDPEWTWLSIVFLTLIIGEILPKTIFRSLADWVIKYVSYPLHFFYYLFLPMIAIISKISESLMFFAGFRNHEVQRFFSDQDIEILLHESESIAEYVTPRGAEYLRRALGFRNLRVREAIIPRAEMIAVEDTISLDELYRHFTKSGHTKLPVYHDNLDQIVGVVFLKDLFQNPPDLQSIIREVMFVPDTKRCSQLLTIFKQNNISIAIVFDEYGGTAGMVTTTNLVSELFGDIDVEFSPKELMIRKLSHNAWMINARIEIDDLNESLNTKIPDGDYETLAGYLLVKIGHIPKINEQIEIDDYRFIVISASRRRIQHVKMIRLGTTNPKD, from the coding sequence ATGGGCTATCTGATCATCATCATTTTTTCTCTGCTGATGTCGTTTTTCTTCTCCGGAACGGAAACAGCATTTGTCTCGCTGAACAAGGTTCGGGTGGAATTATGGCGCCGTCAAAATGAACGCATTGCCGCAATTATCCTCCCTTTTTTGGAAAAACCGGAAAAATTCCTCTATTCCACACTGATCGGGAATAACATTTTCAACGTTGCTTTTGCGACGCTGGCAACTATTTATTTTAACAAATTCATCGATCCGGAATGGACATGGTTAAGCATTGTTTTTCTTACGCTTATCATTGGTGAAATTTTACCGAAAACCATCTTCCGCAGCCTTGCGGACTGGGTGATCAAATACGTTTCGTATCCGCTCCATTTTTTTTATTACCTGTTTTTGCCAATGATTGCAATTATCAGTAAAATTTCTGAATCACTGATGTTTTTTGCCGGGTTTCGCAATCACGAAGTGCAGCGTTTTTTCTCTGATCAGGATATCGAAATTTTGCTGCACGAAAGCGAGAGCATCGCCGAATATGTGACGCCGCGCGGAGCTGAGTATCTGCGGCGCGCGCTCGGCTTCCGCAATCTGCGGGTGCGCGAAGCGATTATTCCGCGTGCGGAAATGATCGCGGTTGAAGACACTATTTCGTTGGACGAACTGTACCGGCATTTCACAAAAAGCGGACACACCAAATTGCCAGTATATCACGACAATCTGGATCAGATTGTCGGCGTAGTTTTTCTGAAAGACCTGTTCCAGAATCCGCCGGATCTCCAATCGATCATCCGCGAAGTGATGTTTGTGCCGGATACCAAACGCTGCTCACAACTGCTCACCATTTTCAAACAGAATAATATTTCCATCGCGATTGTGTTTGACGAATACGGCGGCACTGCGGGGATGGTCACCACAACCAACCTCGTCAGCGAGCTTTTTGGCGATATCGATGTAGAATTTTCGCCGAAAGAATTGATGATCCGCAAGTTGAGCCACAACGCATGGATGATCAACGCGCGCATCGAAATTGATGACCTCAACGAATCGCTAAACACCAAAATACCCGACGGTGATTACGAAACACTGGCGGGATATTTGTTGGTAAAAATCGGACACATCCCCAAAATTAACGAACAAATAGAAATTGATGATTACCGGTTTATTGTGATCAGCGCCAGCCGGCGACGCATCCAGCATGTAAAAATGATTCGGCTGGGAACCACAAATCCCAAAGACTAA
- the dnaE gene encoding DNA polymerase III subunit alpha — MLEGLSRHSSVHAAGIIIAPEDITNFVPLYQTEDANKQKVTTTQFTMGGCEEIGLLKMDFLGLRTLTVISKCVDMVQKRGIKIDIDEIPLDDPATYEIFCDGSTVGIFQFESKGMQEYLRKLQPNRIEDLIAMNALYRPGPMENIDTYIDRKFGRQKMEYLHPLLEPILKETNGIIVYQEQVMRVASDLAGFSLGKADILRRAMGKKKLDLMAKMEVEFVEGCAKKNIDAKTAKEIYQLIFKFASYGFNKSHSAAYSILAYQTAYLKRHYPAEFMAATLTSEINDSKRLVVLIDECKRMGLEVVRPDIQYSGALFDVPEDRKVSFGLTAIKGVGKGAIQTIIDARERVGSFTNIFDFAKELDLRACNKKVFEALVQAGAFDSLEGNRAQKFAVIEMALSFGQKCQEKEQNKSQISLFDMPSDNGDTLAESLLQYPPMPAIEEWPLKDKLQREKDLLGFYISGHPIDKYANEIKLFSTVDWDKPETYRPGTVVKLPAMISILKRHMDRKGRFMAFVTFEDKFNSFEGVVFSSTYEKYAEYLRDGEIVFVTGKVDDAGDQTLKMLVDEVIPMSESRNRMAGSIKLKVDTSNISEDQIDDLYRLIQNSRGSIPLFFNVYTNGNGEALLLKSRRFKVLPTDDFWWKPAKFWVTPRSK, encoded by the coding sequence GTGCTGGAAGGGCTTTCCCGCCATTCCTCCGTGCATGCTGCGGGCATTATCATCGCACCGGAAGACATCACCAATTTTGTGCCGCTGTATCAAACCGAAGATGCGAATAAACAAAAGGTTACGACTACTCAATTTACGATGGGCGGCTGCGAGGAAATCGGGCTGCTGAAGATGGACTTCCTCGGTTTGCGAACGCTAACGGTGATCAGCAAATGTGTGGATATGGTCCAAAAACGCGGTATCAAAATCGATATCGACGAAATTCCGCTGGACGATCCGGCGACGTATGAAATTTTCTGCGACGGCAGCACGGTGGGCATTTTCCAGTTTGAATCGAAAGGGATGCAGGAATATTTGCGCAAACTGCAACCCAACCGCATCGAAGACCTCATCGCGATGAACGCGCTGTATCGCCCGGGTCCGATGGAAAATATCGATACCTACATTGACCGGAAATTCGGTCGCCAAAAAATGGAATATTTGCACCCGCTTTTGGAACCGATTTTGAAGGAAACCAACGGGATCATCGTTTATCAGGAACAGGTGATGCGGGTGGCGTCCGATCTGGCGGGATTCAGTCTCGGCAAAGCAGATATTTTACGTCGCGCAATGGGCAAGAAAAAGCTCGATTTGATGGCAAAAATGGAGGTGGAATTTGTCGAAGGCTGCGCCAAAAAGAATATCGACGCAAAAACCGCCAAAGAGATTTATCAGTTAATTTTCAAGTTCGCGAGTTACGGATTTAACAAATCACACTCGGCGGCGTATTCGATTCTGGCGTATCAAACGGCGTATCTCAAACGGCATTATCCGGCGGAATTTATGGCGGCAACGCTCACGTCGGAAATTAACGATTCCAAACGATTGGTAGTGCTCATCGACGAATGCAAACGGATGGGGCTGGAAGTGGTTCGCCCGGATATCCAGTATTCCGGCGCGCTGTTCGATGTGCCGGAAGATCGCAAAGTCAGCTTCGGTTTGACCGCCATCAAAGGCGTCGGGAAAGGTGCCATCCAAACGATTATCGATGCCCGCGAACGTGTCGGATCATTCACCAATATTTTCGATTTCGCCAAAGAACTCGATTTGCGCGCCTGCAACAAAAAGGTGTTCGAAGCGCTGGTTCAGGCCGGTGCATTCGATTCGCTGGAAGGCAATCGCGCCCAGAAATTTGCGGTTATCGAAATGGCGCTCTCGTTCGGTCAAAAATGTCAGGAAAAAGAGCAGAACAAATCGCAAATCAGCCTGTTCGATATGCCATCGGATAACGGCGATACGTTGGCGGAATCGCTGCTGCAATACCCGCCGATGCCCGCTATCGAGGAATGGCCGCTCAAAGACAAGTTGCAACGGGAAAAGGATTTGCTCGGATTTTACATCAGCGGTCACCCGATCGACAAATATGCCAACGAAATCAAATTATTTTCCACCGTCGATTGGGATAAACCGGAAACCTATCGCCCCGGAACGGTCGTCAAACTTCCCGCGATGATTAGCATTCTGAAACGGCACATGGATCGCAAAGGTCGCTTTATGGCTTTTGTGACGTTTGAAGATAAATTTAATTCCTTTGAAGGTGTTGTTTTTTCCAGCACTTACGAAAAATATGCCGAATATCTCCGCGACGGTGAAATTGTGTTCGTCACCGGAAAAGTGGACGATGCCGGCGACCAAACCCTGAAAATGCTGGTGGATGAGGTAATCCCGATGAGCGAATCCCGCAACCGGATGGCCGGTTCGATAAAACTGAAAGTGGACACGAGCAATATTTCGGAAGATCAAATTGACGATCTCTATCGCCTGATCCAAAACAGTCGCGGCTCAATTCCGTTATTTTTTAACGTTTACACCAACGGCAATGGCGAAGCGCTGTTGCTGAAATCCCGGCGATTCAAAGTGCTGCCAACGGATGATTTTTGGTGGAAGCCCGCAAAATTCTGGGTGACTCCGCGGTCGAAGTAA
- a CDS encoding T9SS type A sorting domain-containing protein gives MSKITSGGVVSNFATTQIFSPVGLVVGAGDTVYVTNCAPSPARITKITPDGVTSVFVSDSLLWCPNGLTMDDAGNLYTCNFSDGKVIKITPAGAVSELATIPGNNNGHLTFANGRLYVVARCANQIYEVTLDGEVSLLAGSGIRGNADGPALEATFSLPNGITASSTGDTLYVNDDKFLGGDCINTQLNPVAVRMIILTPTGVDAPDESRIENFELKQNYPNPFNPETTIRYALPQNMHLSIKIFDNSGRELRTLVNTIQPAGANAVVWDGRDDAGNIAASGIYFYRLQSETAVQTRKMLLVR, from the coding sequence GTGAGCAAAATTACGTCCGGCGGTGTGGTCAGCAATTTTGCAACAACCCAGATTTTTTCACCGGTTGGATTGGTGGTTGGCGCGGGCGACACCGTTTACGTGACCAACTGTGCGCCATCGCCGGCACGCATCACCAAAATTACGCCGGATGGTGTCACGAGTGTTTTTGTCAGCGATTCGCTGTTGTGGTGCCCCAACGGATTAACGATGGATGATGCCGGAAATCTCTACACCTGCAATTTCAGCGACGGGAAAGTTATCAAAATAACGCCCGCCGGCGCGGTGAGTGAACTGGCCACGATTCCCGGAAATAACAACGGTCACCTGACGTTTGCGAATGGCAGATTGTATGTGGTTGCCCGCTGTGCCAACCAGATTTATGAAGTGACTTTGGACGGCGAGGTGAGCCTTTTGGCCGGCAGCGGAATTCGCGGCAACGCGGACGGTCCGGCGCTGGAAGCCACATTTTCCCTTCCGAACGGCATTACCGCCAGCTCCACTGGCGATACGTTGTATGTCAACGATGATAAATTTTTGGGCGGTGATTGCATCAACACCCAGCTAAATCCTGTTGCTGTGCGGATGATTATTTTGACGCCAACCGGTGTCGATGCGCCGGACGAATCCCGGATTGAGAATTTTGAACTGAAACAAAATTATCCGAACCCCTTCAATCCGGAAACCACGATCCGTTATGCCTTACCGCAGAATATGCATTTATCGATCAAAATTTTTGACAATAGCGGGCGCGAGCTGCGGACACTGGTGAACACGATCCAGCCTGCCGGTGCCAATGCCGTTGTTTGGGATGGGCGGGATGACGCCGGAAATATCGCTGCATCGGGAATTTATTTTTACCGGCTGCAATCGGAAACCGCTGTTCAAACCCGGAAAATGTTGCTGGTTCGGTAA
- a CDS encoding PHP domain-containing protein, giving the protein MDYVHLHNHTEFSLLDGANSVKKLVAKAVEYNMPALAITDHGNMFGALEFYKQCKSAGIKPIIGMEAYMAPGNRRDRKIRGVGNNTAYHLLILAKNNTGYRNLMKLSSYAYLEGFYYKPRIDKELLRKYSEGLIVTSACMSGEISSFLQAGDKKGRDEMRGRIPRYFR; this is encoded by the coding sequence TTGGATTACGTTCACCTGCATAATCACACGGAATTCAGCCTGCTGGACGGCGCGAACAGCGTCAAAAAGCTGGTCGCAAAAGCAGTGGAATATAACATGCCGGCGTTGGCAATTACCGATCATGGGAACATGTTCGGGGCGCTGGAATTTTACAAACAGTGTAAAAGTGCAGGTATCAAACCGATTATCGGGATGGAAGCGTATATGGCGCCGGGCAATCGCCGCGACCGGAAAATTCGCGGTGTCGGCAATAATACGGCGTATCACCTGCTCATTCTCGCCAAAAACAACACCGGTTACCGCAATCTGATGAAGCTTTCCAGCTACGCCTATCTGGAAGGATTTTATTACAAACCACGCATCGATAAAGAGCTGCTCCGCAAATACAGCGAAGGGCTGATTGTCACATCCGCCTGCATGAGCGGGGAAATTTCCTCATTTCTGCAAGCCGGCGACAAAAAAGGGCGCGATGAAATGCGTGGACGAATACCGCGATATTTTCGGTGA
- a CDS encoding insulinase family protein — MSHPSYTLVKQSKIPEINGIAYRYRHNKTGAEVLSIVNDDENKVFSVAFPTLPENANGVAHILEHSVLCGSRKYPVKEPFVELLKGSMYTFLNALTYPDKTVYPVASTNQQDFYNLVDVYLDAVFFPNISPEILKQEGWHYEMENAESPLSFKGVVFNEMKGAYSSPERAIYFGSRRSIFPDGLYAVDSGGDPKEIPSLNYEYFKKFHETYYHPSNAFVYFYGDDAPDKRLEMLDEYLSQFEPQPVNREIPLQPRFESPRTEKLVYIAPQDTDISKKSIVTINWLLDETLVLTERLRFSLLDQVLIGNPASPLWKALIDSGLGDDLSGHGLSGSLREMYFTTGLRGIYPEDAEKVEKVIFDSLRQIVREGLSQNTIEAAMNTMEFRLRENNTGSTPRGLSLMSRILSPWIFGADPIEMLGFENVLSAVKADLAANPRMFEKMIQKYLIENTHRTRVLLVPDPQLADREAAEETAHLNKIAAALSDDNRNKIINETHLLRDMQNRQDSPEDLAKIPRLKLSDLKQKHTPLPIDILESGKQTMLYHNLFTSGILYFTVGFDLRQIPERLLPYLPLFGRSMLEMGTKNEDFVTLSERIGRDTGGISQSPIAYTPKNSRETSAWLMFDGKTTAAQTGKLLDLLRDVLLLPNFDNRDRFRQMALDARSGMESALTNSGHGTVMRRLSACFTQSGRFNEKIGGLSQLIFLRDLVTRIESDWDSVVADLRAFHDALINRDALICNATIDADHWREIEPQIRAFINDLPQKPVHREPWTTELLTGFEGLSIPAKINFVGKAANIFDSGYTFHGSALVANKLLRTGWLWNRVRVQGGAYGAMCQFNRRSGIITMLSYRDPNHLKTLEIFDQCSEFLRGARINTDELTKSIIGVIGDFDSYELPDEKGNTAMMRYLIGESDDDLQKLRDEILSTTPADFAAYAAALDYFRDNGIVAIAGNESSLQEINRQKPDYLNIINVL, encoded by the coding sequence ATGTCGCATCCTTCGTATACATTGGTCAAACAATCGAAAATTCCGGAAATTAACGGTATTGCCTACAGGTATCGCCACAACAAAACCGGCGCCGAAGTCCTCTCCATTGTCAACGATGATGAAAACAAGGTGTTTAGCGTTGCGTTCCCCACTTTGCCGGAAAATGCCAACGGAGTGGCACATATTCTGGAGCACTCCGTGCTGTGCGGATCACGAAAATATCCTGTAAAAGAGCCGTTTGTGGAACTGCTGAAAGGCTCGATGTATACTTTTTTAAACGCGTTGACCTATCCGGATAAAACGGTGTATCCCGTTGCCAGCACCAATCAACAGGATTTTTACAACTTGGTGGATGTGTATCTCGATGCCGTGTTTTTCCCGAACATTTCGCCGGAAATTTTGAAACAGGAAGGCTGGCATTACGAAATGGAAAACGCCGAATCGCCGTTGAGTTTCAAAGGCGTGGTGTTCAACGAGATGAAAGGCGCGTACTCATCGCCGGAACGTGCCATTTATTTTGGCAGCCGACGCTCTATTTTTCCCGACGGGCTGTATGCAGTCGATTCCGGCGGTGATCCGAAGGAAATTCCCTCACTCAACTATGAATATTTCAAAAAATTTCACGAAACGTATTATCATCCGTCCAACGCGTTTGTTTATTTTTATGGCGATGATGCGCCAGATAAACGGCTCGAAATGCTCGATGAATATTTGTCCCAATTTGAGCCGCAACCGGTAAACCGGGAAATTCCGCTGCAGCCGCGCTTCGAATCGCCGCGAACGGAAAAGCTGGTTTACATCGCCCCGCAGGACACGGATATTTCCAAAAAATCGATTGTCACCATCAACTGGCTACTGGATGAAACGCTGGTGCTAACCGAACGGTTGCGTTTCAGCCTGCTCGATCAGGTTTTGATTGGCAACCCTGCATCGCCATTGTGGAAAGCGCTGATCGACTCCGGTTTAGGCGACGATTTGTCCGGGCACGGTCTTTCCGGCAGTTTAAGGGAAATGTATTTCACTACCGGCTTGCGCGGCATTTACCCGGAAGATGCGGAAAAAGTGGAAAAAGTTATCTTCGATTCGCTGCGGCAAATCGTGCGGGAAGGCTTGTCGCAAAACACGATCGAAGCTGCGATGAACACCATGGAATTTCGCCTGCGGGAAAACAATACCGGTTCAACGCCACGCGGGCTTTCGCTGATGAGCAGGATTTTGTCACCGTGGATTTTTGGCGCCGATCCCATCGAAATGCTCGGTTTTGAAAACGTCCTTTCCGCTGTGAAAGCAGATTTGGCAGCAAATCCGCGCATGTTCGAAAAAATGATCCAGAAATATTTGATCGAAAATACCCATCGCACCCGAGTGTTGCTGGTGCCCGATCCGCAACTGGCGGATCGCGAAGCAGCCGAGGAAACGGCACATTTGAACAAAATTGCCGCAGCATTATCCGACGATAATCGCAATAAAATTATCAACGAAACCCATTTGTTGCGCGACATGCAAAACCGGCAAGATTCTCCGGAAGACCTCGCCAAAATCCCCCGGCTGAAACTGTCGGATCTCAAACAAAAACACACGCCGCTGCCCATCGACATTCTTGAATCGGGCAAACAAACAATGTTGTATCACAATTTGTTTACCAGCGGCATTTTGTATTTTACGGTCGGCTTCGATTTGCGGCAAATTCCCGAACGACTGCTCCCCTACCTCCCGTTATTCGGTCGGTCGATGTTGGAAATGGGCACAAAAAATGAAGATTTTGTCACGCTTTCCGAACGGATCGGGCGCGACACCGGTGGCATTTCGCAATCGCCGATTGCCTACACACCCAAAAATTCGCGGGAAACCTCAGCCTGGCTGATGTTCGACGGCAAAACCACTGCGGCGCAAACCGGAAAATTGCTGGATCTGCTGCGCGATGTGTTGCTGCTGCCCAATTTCGACAACCGGGATCGCTTCCGGCAAATGGCGCTGGATGCCCGTTCCGGAATGGAAAGCGCCCTCACAAACAGCGGACACGGCACGGTGATGCGCCGGCTAAGTGCCTGTTTTACACAATCCGGGCGCTTTAACGAAAAAATCGGCGGACTGAGCCAACTCATATTTTTACGTGATTTGGTTACGCGGATCGAAAGCGATTGGGATAGCGTTGTCGCCGATCTCCGGGCGTTTCACGATGCGCTAATCAATCGCGATGCGCTGATTTGCAACGCCACCATCGACGCGGATCACTGGCGGGAAATAGAGCCGCAAATCCGGGCATTTATCAACGATCTGCCCCAAAAGCCGGTCCACCGGGAACCGTGGACAACCGAACTGTTAACCGGATTTGAAGGGCTGAGTATCCCCGCGAAAATCAATTTTGTCGGAAAAGCCGCCAATATTTTTGATAGCGGTTACACTTTTCACGGCTCGGCGCTGGTTGCCAACAAATTGTTGCGCACCGGCTGGCTGTGGAATCGCGTTCGGGTTCAGGGCGGCGCGTATGGGGCGATGTGTCAGTTTAACCGGCGTTCCGGCATTATCACGATGTTATCGTATCGCGATCCTAACCATCTGAAAACATTGGAGATATTTGACCAATGCAGCGAATTTTTGCGCGGTGCGCGGATCAATACGGATGAGCTTACAAAAAGCATTATTGGCGTTATCGGCGATTTTGACAGCTACGAATTGCCCGACGAAAAAGGCAATACGGCAATGATGCGCTACCTCATCGGCGAATCGGACGACGATTTGCAAAAATTACGCGACGAAATTTTGTCCACCACTCCGGCGGATTTTGCGGCGTATGCCGCAGCGCTGGACTATTTCCGGGATAACGGCATCGTTGCCATTGCCGGAAACGAATCGTCACTGCAGGAAATAAATCGTCAAAAACCGGATTATCTGAATATTATTAATGTGTTGTAA
- a CDS encoding AraC family transcriptional regulator, with translation MTIQLNVWSVFYACAAVQGYFLAVILFSVAKGSRTANRLLALLMLLFSIYLSDIFMSKAGLFYECPHLLYYGVPLWYLFAPLSYLYVRYLLAKPVRWCWWHMLHLLPFFLIIYKLFPFYSLPAEIKIQFWTGVLQPPGGTMYNFLFNLMNPVQLFLYSGFILKTIWQYPARQENTAGGVAPAHFHWLKIFVGLIALFAISDFVMCIYYFVYGEMVTEWTQIPLAIFSLILYGVAYLGIIRPEVLFPEKLLPKRNGSGINGAQAKQYAAQLVQLMASEKPFLDPDLKYSDLAMKMGISTRYLTEILNREIGQSFHDFVNNFRVKEVQARMLDQENSDYTLLAIAMDAGFSSKSSFNRIFKKHTGLTPSQFLADRKSLQDMQ, from the coding sequence ATGACAATTCAACTCAATGTCTGGTCCGTTTTTTACGCCTGCGCTGCTGTGCAGGGCTATTTTCTGGCCGTTATTTTGTTTTCGGTAGCCAAAGGTAGCCGAACCGCAAACCGGTTGCTGGCTTTGCTAATGCTGTTGTTTTCCATCTACTTAAGCGATATTTTTATGAGCAAAGCCGGTCTGTTTTACGAGTGTCCGCATCTGCTGTATTACGGCGTACCGCTGTGGTATTTGTTTGCGCCGCTCTCGTATTTATATGTTCGATACTTGCTTGCCAAGCCGGTTCGCTGGTGCTGGTGGCATATGTTGCATCTTCTCCCGTTTTTTCTGATTATCTACAAATTGTTCCCGTTTTACAGTCTTCCGGCAGAAATCAAAATCCAGTTTTGGACGGGAGTGTTGCAACCGCCCGGTGGCACGATGTATAACTTTTTGTTCAATTTGATGAACCCCGTTCAACTGTTTTTGTATAGCGGATTCATCCTCAAAACCATTTGGCAATATCCCGCGAGACAGGAAAACACAGCCGGCGGCGTTGCTCCCGCGCACTTTCACTGGTTGAAAATTTTTGTCGGATTGATCGCCCTCTTTGCAATTTCTGATTTTGTTATGTGTATTTACTACTTTGTTTACGGCGAAATGGTGACGGAATGGACCCAAATTCCGCTGGCGATTTTTTCATTAATTTTGTATGGTGTGGCGTATCTGGGCATCATTCGCCCGGAGGTGCTTTTTCCGGAAAAGTTACTCCCAAAACGAAATGGCAGTGGGATCAACGGTGCGCAGGCAAAACAATATGCCGCACAATTGGTGCAACTGATGGCATCGGAAAAACCGTTTCTCGATCCCGACCTGAAATATTCTGATCTGGCAATGAAAATGGGTATTTCCACCCGCTATTTGACGGAAATATTGAATCGCGAAATCGGGCAATCCTTCCACGATTTTGTGAACAATTTTCGCGTGAAGGAAGTGCAGGCACGTATGCTCGATCAGGAAAACAGCGATTACACATTGCTTGCAATTGCGATGGATGCCGGTTTCAGCAGCAAATCATCGTTTAACCGGATCTTCAAAAAACACACCGGATTGACCCCGTCACAATTTCTGGCAGACCGGAAATCGCTGCAAGACATGCAATAG